In a single window of the Gemmatimonas sp. genome:
- the rpsM gene encoding 30S ribosomal protein S13, translated as MARIAGVDLPREKKVEIGLTYIFGIGRKTAQKILAAAGVSPDQRVRDLNDADVNKLRQEIERNIRVEGALRTEIAMNIKRLMDIGSYRGTRHRRGLPVRGQRTHTNARTKKGPRRAIAGKKKVTK; from the coding sequence ATGGCACGTATCGCTGGCGTCGATCTCCCTCGTGAGAAGAAGGTTGAGATCGGCCTGACCTACATCTTCGGCATCGGTCGCAAGACCGCCCAGAAGATCCTCGCTGCCGCGGGCGTTTCGCCCGATCAGCGTGTCCGCGATCTCAATGATGCGGACGTCAACAAGCTCCGTCAGGAAATCGAGCGCAACATTCGCGTCGAAGGTGCTTTGCGCACCGAGATCGCGATGAACATCAAGCGCCTGATGGACATCGGCTCGTACCGTGGCACGCGCCATCGCCGCGGGCTTCCCGTGCGCGGGCAGCGCACGCACACGAACGCGCGCACCAAGAAGGGGCCGCGCCGCGCTATCGCGGGCAAGAAGAAGGTGACCAAGTAA
- the rpsK gene encoding 30S ribosomal protein S11, with the protein MATAKKTKRVVEAEGIAHVSATFNNTTITITDMHGNTVSWGSAGKAGFKGSKKSTPFAATVASEQCAREALTLGVRRVHVRVQGPGSGRESAIQALAAAGLQVKSIRDVTPIPHNGCRPPKRRRV; encoded by the coding sequence ATGGCTACCGCAAAGAAGACCAAGCGCGTCGTCGAGGCCGAAGGCATCGCCCACGTCAGCGCCACGTTCAACAACACGACCATCACGATCACCGATATGCATGGCAACACGGTGTCGTGGGGCTCCGCCGGCAAGGCGGGCTTCAAGGGGTCGAAGAAGTCCACGCCGTTCGCCGCCACAGTGGCGTCCGAGCAGTGCGCGCGAGAAGCGCTCACACTCGGCGTGCGCCGCGTGCATGTGCGCGTGCAGGGTCCGGGCAGTGGTCGTGAGTCCGCCATTCAGGCGCTCGCCGCGGCCGGCCTCCAGGTGAAGTCCATTCGCGACGTCACCCCGATTCCGCACAACGGCTGCCGTCCCCCCAAGCGTCGGAGGGTCTAA